The proteins below come from a single Macrobrachium rosenbergii isolate ZJJX-2024 chromosome 50, ASM4041242v1, whole genome shotgun sequence genomic window:
- the kud gene encoding transmembrane protein 258, whose translation MIGIESMSRYVSPVNPAIYPHLTLVLMTIGVFFTAWFFVYEVTSTKLTRDFFKECLIALVASVFMGFGILFLLLWVGIYV comes from the exons ATTGGAATAGAATCTATGTCAAGATATGTTTCACCAGTTAATCCAGCAATATATCCTCATCTCACCCTTGTGTTGATGACCATAGGAGTGTTCTTCACAGCTTGGTTTTTCGTGTATGAAGTCACATCAACAAAATTAACACGTGATTTCTTTAAG GAGTGTTTGATAGCTTTAGTTGCATCAGTGTTTATGGGATTTGGTATTCTCTTCTTGTTGCTGTGGGTTGGAATCTATGTATGA